The Acidobacteriota bacterium genomic sequence CACCGCGGTTTCCTGGGCGCCCGCCCCGATGCAACCTGCGCCGGGCAGAAGGAGGGCGAGCAGCAACAGGTGAACCCTGACGATACTTCGCGTTTGCATATCTTCCGCTCCCGGAATCCGGACTTCCGCCCCTTGTCACTCGGAACGGTAAGGAAAGGTTGGAGGCGCCGCCCGGATTTGAACCGGGGATGGAGGTTTTGCAGACCTCTGCCTTACCACTTGGCGACGGCGCCGTCAGGACGGCAGCGCGGGCGGCTCGGGAAGACAGAAGATGGAGCGGGAAACGGGATTCGAACCCGCGACTTCGACCATGGCAAGGTCGCACTCTACCACTGAGTTATTCCCGCTCGGCCCCGAAACGCAACCTGAAAGGTACCACAGGCGGCCTTCCTCCTTCAAGGCGTCCCCCCGGCCGGCCTGCCACCGGCGGCGACGATTCAACGACCGGGCCAGCCTGCGCCGAACGCGTTCCGGATCAACATGACGTCCGGCGGCTCCCCGGCGCCCCCCTGCACGGCCACGACGTCGAAGCGGCAGGGCCGCGCGGCCCACCGGACCCGCGCCATGTAGCGTTGCGCCATGGCGATGACCTGCCGCTGCTTGCGCGGGGTCACCGCACCGACCGCGCCGCCGAAACCGCGCGAGGTGCGCGCCTTTACCTCGACGAACACGAGCACGTCGCCGTCCCGGGCGACGATGTCGATTTCTCCATGGCGGGTCCGGAACCGGCGCGCAAGAATGGAGTACCCCAGGCGGCGAAGCTCGCGACAGGCGAGGTCTTCACCCTGTCTTCCAAGACGTTCCTGATGCGGAGTCGGCATGATGACCGGGGGAAGATGCAAGACCCCGGCCACCCGTGCCGCCGCGGCCGGGAGACTCCTCACCCGGGCCGGGCGACGGCGGACGGCCTTCTGCGGCGCACCTACTTCCGCTTCCAGCGCGTGC encodes the following:
- a CDS encoding YraN family protein, which gives rise to MPTPHQERLGRQGEDLACRELRRLGYSILARRFRTRHGEIDIVARDGDVLVFVEVKARTSRGFGGAVGAVTPRKQRQVIAMAQRYMARVRWAARPCRFDVVAVQGGAGEPPDVMLIRNAFGAGWPGR